Below is a window of Bos indicus isolate NIAB-ARS_2022 breed Sahiwal x Tharparkar chromosome 19, NIAB-ARS_B.indTharparkar_mat_pri_1.0, whole genome shotgun sequence DNA.
CTTTCCCCTTAGCATCTTTCACCACTGAACTGCCCTCGCTCACACTCAGTTCTCTGTGCTGAGGCTCACGATGTAGTCCACTCTCAAGAGTAAAAAATGAGGGACGTGGAGGGTTGGGGTCAGCGGCTCCCCGTCTGTGTCAGGGATCCAGGAGACACACTGGGAGGGAAGCCATGGGCTATGGGATTTGCTCTTGGACCCAAGACAGGACCTTCTGGAAGCACGCTCTCACGGGTGCCTGGGTCTGCAGGTTGGCAGGACACAGACCCACTGTGGTCACCACCCAGGCCAGGGAGGATGGAGGAAACTGGCACCTGCCCCGGAGCCGTCCACCCTGACCACAGAGGAAATGATGTATCACCAAGGGTGGGACGCACCTCGGAGAAAGAGCCCAGCGTGGCCCAGGTGTTGGGGGGCGCGCGTGAGACCCACAGGGGCAGCTGTGGGCTGAGCAGAGTGGGCCGCTCATCCTCAGAAGGTGACCGCGGACGTCCAGTCACGAGACTGAGAGAAGCCGGGGGTCACCGGCTGGCGTTGCACGGCCCTTCTGCTCCTCACCCCGAGATTTCTGCACGCGGCTCAGTACTGGCTGCCAGGAGGACTGTGGAGACCAGGGACAGGGCTGGGCCAGGAGCAGAGAGGCCCAGAGGAGCAGAAGTGGGCATCGGGGGGGAATCCCCTGAGGAGGCCTGACCCTGTCCCTGCCCGGGGCCTGGCGCTGCTGCAGGTGGCATCCCTGCCGGGGAAATGACCCCGAGGGGCAGGGCCGGGTGGCTGCcttcagctctgctgctgctccagCTCCCAGGTAGGTAGTCAGCccttcctgggggaggggaggggcagggctggagctGGGTGAGTGGGGGGCCAGCAGCGGGGGACGGAGAAAAGGTTCCAGAAGGGCTGTCGCCTGTCTCAGCAGCGagcaggagggttcagggtgcGAAGCAGGTGAGCCTGGTCCACTGTGCTGGTGGGAGGGGGCGCCTGTGAGGGTCAAACCTCAACAGTCACAGTCAGAGATGACCTCTTGgggcaccacacacacacacacacatactcacatacacacgcacacacaccctgaGTTTTCTGTCTCCACGGAACCCTCTCCTCTGTGAGGAGGGACCTCCTTCCCCATTCCTCCACACCTGGGTCTGAGGAAGGGCCTGCCTCCTGCCTTGGCCTCCTCCAGACCCCACGGGCCCTCGATGGACCTGCATCCAGGGCTCCCCAGACCCAGACTCACTCGATGGAGCTGGACTCGGTTGTGTTTTACAGGCTGTTTGTCCCTGAGTGGCCCCCGAAGCGTGACAGGCATCGTGGGGGGATCCATGAGCGTGGAGTGTCAGTACCAGGAAGCATTCGTGGACGACATCAAATACTGGTGCAAACACCCGTGTGTGTCACCGTGGAAGATTGTGGAGAccagagagtcagagagagaagtgAGGAGGGGCCGCGTGTCCATCAGAGACCGTCCTGCAAGCCTCACCTTCACAGTGACCTTGGAGAGCCTCAGAGAGGAGGATGCGGGAACGTACGGATGTGGGATCTATGTGCCACTTTCACGTGACCCCACCTTCCAGGTGGAGGTGTCTGTGATCCCAGGTGAGCCTGAGACACCAGCTCTAGGGCTGCTGACGTACCTGGGACCCTGACCCTCAGGAAGGACCTGGAGCAGAGGGTGTCGAGGGTCAGTGATCAGGACCCAGGCTCTGAGTGGTCGGCAGGCACACAGCACACGTCCACCTCTGGTTCTTCGAGACCCTCTCTGTGTCCACCCCGACACACCCTCACACCTGAAGCTCTCCTGGGTGGAAAGGGAGGGGGAAACGCCCTGAATCTGGGGGCCTGCTGCCTTGCCATCTTCACAAGGGTCAGGTCCACTCTGAAGGTGACCCTGTGTCTCTTCCTGGACTTCTCTGGCCAGCCTTATGGGGCGGGGACCAGCAGGGCCAGCAGGGGGCACTGCAGTGTCGTGGAGGGCTCCTGGGGCCCCAGCCTCGCGGTGGTGGTCCTGGGGGTCTGCAGCAGCCGCAAGAGGGGGGAGGTGGAGTCCCGGAGCCCACGTGGGGCTCTGGATGCTTTGGAGACCCCTCCCGCCTCCAGCCTGACCTTGCCTAACCCTCTTCCTCCGGCACCTGGCACCCGAGGAGGAAACCCAGAGGAGCCCGTTGGGCAGAGAAGGATGAGGAACAGGGCTCTTAGGAGGTGTTAAGGCCCTCAGCGGACCGCCACGTGCTGCAAATGAATCtttacacttttctttctttctttggctgtgctgggtcttggttgctgcacgcgggccttctctggttgcagcaagcagggcctGCTCTTTGCCGTGGCGCTCGGGCTTCTCGCTgccgtggcttctcctgctgcggaggacgggctctagagcctgggctcagttGTTGTTCATGCCtagtggcgtgtgggatcttccctgacaaGGATTGGACCcacgtcccctgcgttggaaggcagattctctgccactggactgccagggaagccccagtaagtcTTTAACAGAAGGCTGCTCTGGTTTCCTAAGGACCCAGTCACGATACTATGCCCATATATTCGCTTTCTCCCCTTGACTTCTTGTTCTGAGGTTGTGCCTGGCTCCCTGAGTTCCTTCCTGTTGGCCGAGGCTTCTCTCTCACGAGGGAGGTTTCCTTTGTATGTTTCTGTTTACAAGAAAGGAACCGAGAGTTACTGGCTCCGCGGGGTGTGTCGGGGAAGGGCTCTGTCCACTTACCTCAGGAGAGGCCACATTTCACGGGGTCCACCAGGTTGATATCTCTCTAGATCTTTCTGGTCACGCCCTCCCATGGAGAGGactgcctggggccctgggcctggCTGACAGATGACACGGGGTCTCCTGATTCAGCTCAGGCTCAGCTGCAGGACTTTGATCTGAGCTTCGCTCCAGCCACTCCCCTTGCCCGGCACTGTCTGCCCCGTCCCTCTGTGTTAATCCCAAAAGAATACGTGTCACCCCGTTTGTCCCCTGGCAGGGTGGGCCAGGAGGACAGAGGTGTCGCTGTGCCTGGGGGTGACCTGGAGCCAAGTGCCCTCTCCACACTCTCAGATCCCCCGGGGAGCAGGGCCATATGCCTCTGACAGTGCCCACCTGGCCAAGGGGCATctggagaggggcagggaggggggcccAGGGTGTTGGTCAGGCCTGGGTGTGCCCGTGAGCACACAGCACGTCCATCCAGATGTTGTGAGTGACCTTGACTGTGAGTCAGAACCACACTGGGATAGAGGCGGGTACCCAGGGGGTGAAACAGGGCCTGACTTGTGTTTCTCCCTCAGTCTCTATGACAACCACCAGCCCCAAGAGGTCCACAAGCACCCCGGAGTCTCCCACTACCTTGGCAGCGCCCACCTGGAGAGCCGTGTCCAGGCAGGAGGCCCCTGATCCCGGCCAAGCGCATCGGTAAGGGACCCCCATCCCAGGACATCTCACCTGGGTGATTTCTAGGTGAGACCGGGGAGTAATAGGCAAGTCTCCCTTCACCAAGGACCCTAACTTATTCAACAAATTCTGTAACAAGCAGTAAAGGTCCTACTAAGTGCCTGGAGCTCTCGTTGACTTGGGATCCAGCAGCAAAGCACACAGACACAGTCCTGCCCTGACAGAGCCGTGTTCTAAGTGGCGATTCACACGGTGAGCAGATCGGCACGTCGGTTGTGTAAATACACCATCTACTGATGAGTGCTTGGAGGAAAATGCCACCTGTGGAGGGGCCAGCATGTGTGGGAGGCTGGTGGAGTTTGCTGGTTAAAACACAATGATGAGAGGGCCCCTAATTGATTACAGACGCTTGAATGGAGGCCTGCAGGATC
It encodes the following:
- the LOC139177647 gene encoding CMRF35-like molecule 6, which gives rise to MDLHPGLPRPRLTRWSWTRLCFTGCLSLSGPRSVTGIVGGSMSVECQYQEAFVDDIKYWCKHPCVSPWKIVETRESEREVRRGRVSIRDRPASLTFTVTLESLREEDAGTYGCGIYVPLSRDPTFQVEVSVIPVSMTTTSPKRSTSTPESPTTLAAPTWRAVSRQEAPDPGQAHRPLLGSVHFLLLVFLKVPLLLGMLGAALWVNRPLRSSPDRQSQSIYENW